The DNA region GGACCGAAGGCGCTCGATGCCATCTCGGCGCCCTTCGCGCATCTTGGCATACGCTTCATCCCGACCGGCGGCGTCACCCCCGACACGATCGGCGACTGGCTGGGGCTGAAGAGCGTCGCGGCCGTCGGCGGCACCTGGATCGCGCGCGCCGAGGATATCAGCCAGGGCCGTTTCGCCGATATCACCCGCAAGGCCAAGGCCGCGGTCGCGGCCGCCAAGACACTGCGAGAGGCCCAAGCCACAGCCTGATCGGAGAGCCGGCCATGACGATCTGGGAATCCAGTGCCCGCTATCCCGACCCGGCCATCGAGGTTCTCGATCCGAGCTTCCTGAAATACCGGCTGCCGCTCGCCGGTGTGGACAGGCTGGCGACCGGAACGCGCTGGGGCGAAGGACCCGTCTGGTTCGGGGATGGTCGCTATCTGTTGTGGAGCGACATCCCCAATGACCGCATCCTGCGCTGGGACGAAGCGACGGACGCGGTCGGCGTGTTCCGACAGCCTTCGAACATGGCGAATGGTCATACGCGCGATCGCAGCGGGCGGCTCGTCACCTGCGAGCATCTCGGGCGCCGCGTGACGCGCACCGAATATGACGGGACCATCACGGTCCTGATGGACAGTTTCGAGGGCAAGCGTCTCAACTCGCCGAATGACGTGATCGTCAAATCCGACGGCAGCGTCTGGTTCACGGATCCACCCTTCGGTCTCTTGTCCAACTATGAGGGCGCCGTCGCCGAGCAGGAGCTGCCGGCCTGCGTCTATCGCATCGATCCCCATGACGGTCGCGCCA from Rhizobiales bacterium GAS188 includes:
- a CDS encoding gluconolactonase, with product MTIWESSARYPDPAIEVLDPSFLKYRLPLAGVDRLATGTRWGEGPVWFGDGRYLLWSDIPNDRILRWDEATDAVGVFRQPSNMANGHTRDRSGRLVTCEHLGRRVTRTEYDGTITVLMDSFEGKRLNSPNDVIVKSDGSVWFTDPPFGLLSNYEGAVAEQELPACVYRIDPHDGRANVVADEVLGPNGLCFSPDESLLYVVESRGVPNRKIRIFDVADGKRLTKNRIFIDAGPGTPDGMRCDVDGNLWCGWGMGSPELDGVMIFNPSGVPIGRIALPERCANVCFGGRARCRLFMACGHGLYALYVNTQGVAGG